The Chiloscyllium punctatum isolate Juve2018m chromosome 45, sChiPun1.3, whole genome shotgun sequence genome has a segment encoding these proteins:
- the inka2 gene encoding PAK4-inhibitor INKA2: MEHSLRRLKLELQSMKEAGDGLQDQMNCMMGALQELKLLQVQTALEQLEISGFQGQASSITQCQPWLRNGKSSVSWPGTRLETDSCKPSGSKLHTPSPATFPGQAEKPLSSHLREYLKDTPCEEMQPSELLSRSLDPLDTLSPVSSRHLDKQTQAAASAKVHEPPTLSKLGKKTMQDCNASNDWTSSLLSQSRNRQPLILGDNIFADLVGNWLDLPELEKKPPPATADGRSGHDHGPLLSRSQEFQKKLNLTANIFKKLLRSVRPDKGKLVKEKCSKVPMGNPGDAIAKRSSKTAKQKVTFYFELRGNNSQNKKAQDDCGTLLDKKDLRSNSCANKLIQSVTEKQSQFDYNSVVWV; encoded by the exons ATGGAGCACAGTCTGCGCCGTTTGAAGCTGGAGCTG CAATCTATGAAGGAAGCTGGAGACGGACTGCAGGACCAGATGAATTGTATGATGGGCGCACTCCAGGAGCTGAAACTTCTCCAAGTGCAGACAGCTTTGGAGCAGTTGGAGATCTCAGGGTTCCAGGGCCAAGCCTCATCCATCACTCAGTGTCAGCCGTGGCTGAGAAACGGCAAGAGCAGCGTGAGCTGGCCAGGCACCAGGCTGGAAACAGACAGCTGCAAACCTAGTGgcagcaaactccacacaccaaGTCCTGCAACCTTTCCAGGCCAGGCTGAGAAACCTCTGAGCTCACACCTAAGAGAATATCTGAAGGACACTCCTTGTGAGGAGATGCAGCCTTCGGAGCTGTTATCCAGGTCTCTTGATCCTCTCGATACACTGTCACCAGTTTCATCTCGACATCTCGACAAGCAGACCCAGGCAGCTGCCTCTGCAAAGGTACATGAGCCCCCCACGCTGAGCAAATTGGGCAAGAAGACGATGCAAGATTGCAATGCCTCCAATGACTGGACTTCCTCTCTGCTCTCCCAAAGTAGAAACAGGCAGCCCCTCATTCTGGGTGATAACATCTTCGCGGACTTGGTGGGCAATTGGTTGGACTTGCCTGAGTTGGAAAAGAAGCCCCCTCCGGCCACTGCGGATGGAAGATCTGGGCATGACCATGGCCCCTTGCTCAGCAGATCTCAAGAATTCCAGAAGAAATTGAACCTGACGGCCAACATCTTCAAGAAGCTGCTGAGAAGTGTTCGGCCTGACAAAGGCAAGCTGGTGAAGGAGAAATGCAGCAAGGTACCGATGGGTAATCCTGGAGATGCTATAGCCAAGAGATCCAGCAAGACAGCCAAGCAGAAGGTCACTTTTTACTTTGAACTGCGGGGAAACAACAGTCAGAACAAGAAAGCGCAGGATGACTGTGGAACCTTACTGGATAAAAAGGATCTCAGATCCAACAGCTGTGCAAATAAACTGATCCAGTCAGTAACAGAGAAACAGTCCCAATTTGACTATAACTCTGTAGTTTGGGTCTGA